GCTTCGGCTCCGCCGCGGCGACCGGCGGGGCCGTCATGACGAGCTGCGCCTCGTCCCCCGGCAGCACCGCCTACTCCTCGCGTCCCACGGTCGTCCCTCTCGTCGTCACCGTGATCACCGATCAGCACGAAGTACTCGGCGCGGACCGCGAAGCCGTCGTGAAGGTGACGTGCGACGGCAGCCCCCTCGCACTGCGGCGGCTCGCTCCCGTCCTCGACGGCCGGCGCTTGCTCTACGCCTTCGACGTCCCCGCGCGGACCGGCGGCCGGGTCACCGTGACCGTCCGACGCGGACACACCACTGCCACGGAACACATGAAGCTGCTCTGGGCGGGCCACGGGGACCGCCCGTCATGCCGCTGACACGACACGGCCACCACGGTCGGCGCGGAGCGTCCGGCACGCACTGCGATGTCCGCCGCGCGTGTGCCGCCGCGTACACGCCGCGGGCCGCAGGCCCCTTCGTCCGGTTTCGCCGTGTGGCTGCGGGAAAGTCGGGATCCGTGGCGTCCTACGGAGCGGAGCAGCGCGTACGGCTGCCGGCGTTGCGCGCCGAATGGCTGACGCAGACGTTCGTGCACTGGTCCTACCCCGCTGAGCAGGTGCAGCGCCTGCTGCCGGCCGGGCTGACCGCGGACACGTGCGACGGGCGGGCCTGGGTGAGCCTGACGCCGTTCGTGATGGCGGGCGTACGGGTGCCGGGGTCCCCGCTCGCCGTGCCTCCCTTCGCGGAGACCAATCTGCGCACCTACGTGCGCGGCCGGGACGGCAGGGACGGCCTGTGGTTCCTGTCCCTCGAAGTGGCGTCCCCGGTGATGCTGGCGGCCCGCGTGATCGGCGCGCCGTACCGCCTCGGGCACCTGGGGCTGTCCCGCGACGGCGACGCTCTGACCTATGCCGGCGTCCGGGGACGTGGCGGGCCGTCGTACCGCCTCACCGTCCGGCCGGGCGAACCGCTCCGGCCGACCCGCCGGGACGTGTGGCTGACCTCGCGCTGGCGGGCCTTCACCCGCGGGTACGGCGTGCTCTGGGAGACGCCCGTCGAGCACGAGCCCTGGCCGCTGCGCGCGGCGCACGTCGAGGGCCTCGACGAGACGCTGACGAGGGCGGCCGGGCTGCCCCCGCCCGCCGGGGAGCCGCTGGCGCACTTCTCGGACGGGGTCCACACGGTGCGCTTCGCGCCCTCGCGACCGGTGTGGCGGAAGGGAAGACGGTGAGGCGATGCGTGCGGCCGGGTCAATCCCGAGGACGCGGGTGGATGACGCGGACCTCCGGTGAGGGCACGCGGGCCCGGCGGCCCGTCCGGATGCGCTTCGAGGGATGGATCGCCGGCCTCGGTACGGCGTCCGGAACCCGGCTGGTCGTGGGCCACTGGCCGCGCTCGCCCTTCGGGCCGTTCAGCGACGTGATGGTCGAACGGCCCGACGGGCACCGGCTGCTGCTGGCCCCGACCCGGCGGACGGCCGAGTTCGTCGCCGGTACGTACGCCTTCGACGAGGTGCGGATCGAACCCGTACGGGTCCGCGTCACCGGCGACGTCTGGGCCGTCACCGCGGGAGCGCTGCTCGATCTGCGGTTCACGGTCGGCCGGCGCGGCCCCGCGGGGCTGCTGCTGCGTGCGGTACCCGCGGCGCTGTCCGGCAGCCCCGGCTGGACCGCGGTGACGGACCCGCTAGCCCGTTTGCTGCTGGGCGTGCGCACCCGGGGCACGGCCGGCGGCGGGCGCCATGAGTGGTACGGCGCCCACGACCTGCACCGGATCACCCGGATGACCGCCGTGCTGCGGGGACGGAGCCTCGGTGCCCTCACGGCGGTGCGTTCACCGGTCCGGTTCGGCTTCGGCTCCACACCCCGCAGGCCCAGCCTGGTTCGGGTGACGACAACCGTGAGCACCCCTTGACCACCCACGGAAAGCGGAACCCACGGGGCGAAGGGTCGTACCCGCGGGCTCAACCGCCTTGCTCGGCAAGGGCCTTGATGCCCTGAAGGGTCGCCTCCATTCCGGCGAGCAGTTCCTTCGACCGGGAGGCGAGGATCTCCTCCTCGCGGTCGGGCCAGCGTTCGAGCGCCAGCGTGACTCCGCTGCGGCCCGGCCCGATCAGCACGGACTGCCGCAGCAGGGTGCCGCCGTTCTCGGCCTGGAGTTCGCAGCGCCAGGTCGCCATGGGCCGTGCCGGATCCGGCGCCGGTTCTCCGTAACGGCCGTCCGCGTCCGTGACGGCCCAGGCGAACACCTTCGGCTCGGCCAGCTCGACGACATGGGAGACGGTGCGCCACTCGCCGAGCCGCTCGTGACGGTTGTACCCCTCGAAGCGGGCGCCGACCACGGGGCGGTCCGCGCCGTCGAGCCAGGCGACGCGTTGCAACTCCGGGCTGTGCCGGGCGGGCAGCCGGATGTCGGTCACCAGCTCCCATACCCGCCGCACGTCCGCCTGGACGTGAACGTCACAGTGCACGCTCGGGCCATCGGCGAATCGCATGTCGTCCCCCTCGATGTCGGATCTCGGCTCATCCACGGCCTTGATCACTTTGACAGCAAGGCCCTTGATGAGTCGAGCGGCCGCGGCGGACTTTCTCGTTCGCGCCGGGCCGCTACGTACGCGCTGGGGGTGACGGTTCGGCGGTGAGACCGCCGAGGGCCGCGACAGCCAGTCGTACGGCCTTGTCCGCCACGGCCTCGTAGTCGTCGCCCGCCTCCAGCGCCGTGGTCGCGGCGTTGACGAACCCTTGCAGCAGCCGTGCCGTCCGCAGCGGGGCGTCGTCGCCGAGGTCCGCCAGCGCGCCCACGAGAGGGTCGAGCAGGGCCCGGTGTGCCGCGTCCGCGCCCGCGCGCAGCGCCGCGGCGTCCTGCGCGTCGGCGTCGGCCCGGGCGATGCGGTGCTCGCCGTCGCGGACCATCTCCAGCTGCGCGGTGACGTAGGCGGCCACCCGGTCGCGGGGCGAGTCGCCGGCGGCGGCGAGGGCGGCGTGGATGCGCTCGGTCCAGCGCGGAGCGGCCTCCCGGACCACCTCGGTCAGCAGCTGCCTGCGGTCGGCGAAGTACTTGTAGACGCTGTTGCGGGCCAGCCCGGTGCGGCGGGCGACCGCGGCGAACGTCACCTCGCAGGCGCCGCCCTCGGCGAGCAGTTCCCGTGCCGCTTCGAGCAGGGCGGCCCGCTGCTGGGCGCGGTGATCGGCGACCGACGCGGCGTGGATCTTGGGCACACGGTCAGTTTAGGACCCCCACTTGGGGACGCCGCGTCCCCATCTTCTATTTTAGGGACGCCATGTCCCTATCTTTGGAAGGAACACCGTGTTCCTCGCCCTGCTGGAACTCAAGGCGGCCCGCGGCCGCTTCCTGCTGATGGGCAGCGTCGTCGTCCTCGTCGCCGCGCTCGTCGGTATCGTCTCCGGGTTCACCACCGGCCTCGGTGACGACACCGTCTCCGCCCTGCGCAGACTGCCCGCCACCCACATCGCCTTCGCCGCCGGCTCGGACTCCGACCAGTTCGCCCGCGGTCTGATCGACGAGCGGACCGTCGACGGCTGGCGGCGGGAAGCCGGCGTCTCGGCCACCCCGCTCGGCGTCGCCATCACCCGCGGGACCACCGACCGGCACGTCGAGGTCGACCTCGCCGCGTTCGGGGTGGAACCCGGCGCCTTCACCGACCCCGGGGCCGACGACGGCAAGCCCCTCGCCGCGAGCGCGCCCCAGGGGATCGTGGTCTCCCGCCAACTCGTCGGCGACGGTGTCCGCATCGGCGACACCCTCGCCATCGACCGGCTCGGCATCCGGCTGAAGGTCGTCGGCACCACCGGCCGCTCCTCCTACGGGCACGTCCCCGCCGCCTACGTCACCGCCGACACCTGGCGCCGCATCCGCTTCACCACACCGGGCACCGACGCGCGCCCCGGCGACCTCCCGCGCCAGTACAGCGCGATGGCCCTCAAGCTCCCCACGGGCTTCGACGCCACGACGCTCGCCGACGCGGACCACCGCCACCACACGGCCACCGTCCCGCTCGACGACGCGTTCGCCGCGGCCCCCGGCTACGAGGGCGAACGCCTGACGATGACCTCCATCCAGACCTTCCTCTTCCTCATCGCACCGCTGGTCGTCGGCGCCTTCTTCGCCGTGTGGACGGTGCAGCGCACCCCGGAACTCGCCCTGCTGCGCGCCATGGGCGCCTCCCGCCGCCGCCTGCTCGGCCACACCCTCGCGCAGGCCGCCGTGGTCGTCGTCGCCGGAACGGCCGCCGGAGCCGTACTCGCCTCCGCTGTCGGCCTGTTCGTCGGCGAGCAGGTGCCCTTCAGCCTTCCCGCCGCCACCCTCGCCACCACCATGGCCGCGGTGACCCTGGTCGCACTCGCGGGCTCCGCCTTCACCCTGCGCCGCGTCACCACCGTCGACCCGATGATCATGCTGGGAGCCGCACGATGACCCTCCGCCTCGACGACATCACCGTCACCCTCGGCCGCGGCGAAGCCCGCACCACCGCCCTGCGGGCACTGACCGCCACCTTCCGGCCGGGCGTCCTCACCGCCCTCGTCGGCCCCTCCGGCTCCGGCAAGTCCACCCTCCTCGCCGTCGCGGGCGCCCTGCTCCGCCCCGACGAGGGACGGGTCCTGCTCGGCGACACCGACCTGGCCGCCCTCACCGACCGCGAACGCGCCCGCGCCCGCCGCACCCGCATCGGCTACATGTTCCAGAGCGGCAACCTCATCACCGGCCTCACCGCCGAGGAGCAACTGCTCGCCGCCGCCTCCCTCGCCGACCGCGGACCCCGCGCGGTCCGAGCCCGGGCCCGCGACCTGCTCGCCGACGTCGGCCTCGAACACCGGCTCCGCCACCGGCCCGACCAGCTCTCCGGCGGCGAACGCCAACGCGTCGCCCTGGCCCGCGCCCTGCTCACCCGGCCCGAACTCCTCCTCGTCGACGAACCGACAGCCGCCGTCGACCGGACCCGCGCCGACGACCTGACCGCACTCATCGCACGCACCACACACGAGCACGGCTGCGTCACCGTCGTCGCCACCCACGACCCGGTGGTCGTCGAGGCGGCCGACGGCACGATCGACATGCGGGACCACACCGCCGCGCCTACGGCCTGAGCCCCGGCCCGGCCCGCCGACACCCCGTCGGCGCCCCTGAGAAGGAGCGCCGACGGGAGGCAACCGATCCGCCTCAGGACCCCGCGCCGTAGTAGGAGATCTTGTCGTCGAGGACCTCCATCGCCCGGTGGAGCGCCGCCACCCAGTGCTCCAGTGCGGCACGGCGCTCACGGAGGAAGGCGACCCGGTCCCGGGCGGAGTGCTCGGCGCGCAGGATGGCGACGAACTCCCGCAGGTCCGCGATGCCGAGGCCCGCCTCGCGGAAGCACGTGACCAGGCCGATCCAGAAGATGTCGTCCTCGGTGTACTCCCTGCGCCCGCCCGGGGAACGCCGGATCGGTCCGATGAGCCCTTCGCGCTCGTAATAGCGCAGCGTGTCGATGGACACGCCGGTGCGGTCGGCGGCCGCCGCCGGCGAGAGGGTCGTCATACGGTCTCCCGGGTGAACCGTCACTACCGCGCTCCGGCGAAGCGCGCCAGGTGCTCGTCGTCGAGACGCACTCGGCGTGCGGCGAGCGCCTCCTCGATCTGCTCCGCCCGGCTCGCGCCGACGATGGGGTCGATTCCCTGCCGCATCAGCCACGCGAGGACGACCTGGTTCCTGGTGACCGAGAGTTCCCCCGCGATGTCGCCCAGGACCGCGAGCACCCGTTCGGTCCCCGGGTGATCATAGGTCCGCGGAAGCGGCTTGTCCGGGCGAACGTACGATCCCCACATCAACGAGCTGTACGACCAGACGCCCAGCCCCTCCGCCCGCGCCAGGTCCAGGTCCTCGGCGCTCAGCATGCGGTGGCCTGCCTCCGCGACCGGGGTGAGCGGACGCGGCTGCACGAGTGAGTGGCGCAGTTGCAGCGCCGTCCAGGGTTCCACGCCCTGCTCCCGGGCGAGCGACCGGGCACGCGCGACGCGCCAGGCGGGATGGTTCGCCGCCCCGACCCTCAGGGCAACGCCCTTCGCGGCCAGTTCACCGAAGGCACCGACCGTCTCCTCCAGCGGCACGGCACGGTCCTCCGCGTGGGCCCAGAGCAGGTCGACGTGATCGGTCCCCAGCCGCAGCAGGCTCTCCTCGGCCCCGGCCTGGACGGCGCGCGCGGACAGCCCTTCGGCGCTGTCCGGCCAGGAGTGCGGAACGAGCGGGTTCTGCCGGACCTTCGTGGCGATCCGCACCGCATCGCGCGCCCCCGGCCGGGCCCGGAGCCACGCGCCGATGACCTCCTCGCTCGCGCCGCCGATGCCACGGGGGTCGGCCCAGAACGAGTAGCAGTTCGCGGTGTCCAGCCAGACTCCGCCGCCGTCGACGAAGGCGTCGAGGACCGCGAAGGCCCGCTCGCGGTCCACGCGGGTGCCGAAGTCCATCGTCCCGAGGACGACCTGGGGTCGAGCGGAGGTTCGAGTGGAGGCTTGAGTGGTGTTCATGCGCCCATGCTCGAATCTGGAGCGCGCTCCAGGTCAAGACAGGGCGCGGGCGGCTTGCCGGCCGAGGGCGGCGTCAGGCCGGCTTGCGCCACACGGAGATGTGCTTGACCGAGTCCTGGGTGAACGGCGCCCCGTCCCAGTCCGCGACGCGGCGCTCCGGTTCCAGCCCGGCGATCCGCGCCATCAGATCCAGCTCCGCCGGCCAGGCGTACCGGTGCCGGGAGGCGTCGCGGCGGTAGCGGCCGTCGTCGCCGTCGCGGGTGAAGTGGTGCGAGACGAGGATCTGCTCGACCAGATCGAAGGTGTCGAAGCCGAGGTGCCGCTCGGAGACGTCGAACGGCACCGCGACCTGCCCGGGCGGCAGGAAGCGCAGCGGCGGTACGCCCAGCTCGATGACGAACCGGCCGCCGGGCGCCAGATGACGTGCGGCGTTGCGGAAGCACTCGACCTGCTCGTCCTGCGTGAGCAGGTTCGAGATCGTGTTGTAGACGAGATAGACGAGGCTGAACTCGCCGGGAACGACGGTCTTGGCCATGTCTCCGATGACGACCGGGAGCACGTCCTCGCCGACCTTGCGCCGCAGGACCGCTGCCATGTGCTCGGAGAGTTCGACACCCACCACCGGCACGCCGCGTTCCCGGAGCGGAACGCCCACCCGCCCCGTCCCGATGGCGAACTCCAACGCCCTTCCGTCTCCGGCGAGTTCGGCGAGGAAATCGAGGGTGGGTCCGAGAACGGCGGCCGAGGACATCTCGGTCTCCTCGGCGTCGTAACGGTCGGCGGTCGCACGGTTCCACAGCTCACTGCTCGTCACGGGCGGCCACTCTGCCGGTTGGCGCGGGACGATGTCGAGGCATTTACCCGGCCGCCGGGCGGGGCCCGCCCCCTTGCCGACGATGGTGGGCCCCGCCCGTGTCGAAGAACCCGTCTCCACGGCCCGGTGTCTGCGGCAGCGCCCGGTCGTCACCGCGCGGGCAGCCGTCCGGCCTGGCTGTCAGACCGCCCCGCGCCAGGCTCCGGTCTCGGTGCCGCGGGACTCGATGAACTCCTTGAACCGCTTCAGGTCGCCGCTGACCTGGCGCTTGACGAAGCCGAGCTTGTCCCCGACGGTCTCGGTCACGCCCTCCGGCGTGTAGCCGAGTTGCAGCATGACCTTGGTGGTGTTGTCGTCCAGACGGTGGAACGTGACGACACCCGCCTGCTTCGCCTCGCCGTCGATCGAAGTCCAGGCGACGCGCTCGTCGGGGATCTGCTCGGTGATCTTCGCGTCGAATTCGCGCTCGACCCCGTCGATCTTCGTCTTCCAGTGGGTGAGGGTGTCGGTGCGCTGCTCGACGCGCTCGACGCCCCCCATGAAGCGGGGGAATTCCTCGAACTGGGTCCACTGGTTGTAGGCGGCGCGGACGGGGACGTTGACCTCGATGGACTCTTCGACCTGGGACATGCGCTCCTCGCTTCCTGGTGTACGGGTTGGACGAGGAGCGGGTTCCAGGCTAGGGGCCGTTCATGCCTGATCCGTTGCCGGTGGTCGGCCGGCGCCGTGGGCGCGGGCCGTTTGTCGTCTCGGGTCAGAACGCGCGGAAGTCCTGGAAGGAGGGCTCGAACGGGGGGTCGGGCAGGCGGTACGCCTTGCACCGCGCCCGTTGCCGGCCCTGCGGCCGGACGCCGACCGGCTCGCCGGGAAAGGCGTCGGGGAGGGCCTGCCAGCCCGTGTTCCGCTCGTAGTACCGGACGGCCGTGTGCACGGACGGCCACCAGTCGTCGTCGATGACGACCAAGCCGCCGGGACGGACGATCTTGCGCAGGAAGTACAGGTCGACGAAGACTTCGTGAAACCGGTGACTGCCGTCCACGAAGGCCGCGTCGGCCACGAAGCCCTCGCCGAGGAGCCGAGGCAGCGCGATCGACGACGGACCGGGCACGAGCCTGGCGATCGAGTCCAGCCCCGCCGAACACAGCAGCTTCCAGCCGACGTTGGCGTACTCGCTCTCTTGGAACGGGTCGATGACGACGTGCCGGGGAGACGGCGCGCCGACGGTCAGCAGTGCCTCACCGATGGCGAGCGCGGAAGCGGCGTACGCGAGACCGATCTCCACGACCTTCCCGGCCCCCTCGCAGACCAGCAGATCCCGCAGCTGGTCGCCATGGCGTTCGGGAACGGAGACGGTCTCGAAGTCCCTCTCGTGGTCGCGCGCCCACGGAGGCCCCTCCCGGGCGAGCCGCCTCCGCACCTCGCTAACCCGCGCCACCCGTTCCTCCGCGTTCGCCATGCCACCCATCCCTCGCACCGGAAGTCCGCCCCGACCGGGACCCGGCTCACTGGCTCAGGTGAGCCAGAAAACCCTCCTTCACAAGGTAAGGGCGTTCAGGGGGCAGGAGTTGCTGTGCGGCGTCCAGATCCCCGGCCTTTACGTGCGCGTGGACCCTGTGGGCGAGAGGGGTGATGTCGGTGATCGAGGTGATCCACTCGTCCGCGTAGAGACGTGCCGCCTCCCCGGCGAGGCCGAGCTGGAGGGACCGGTAGGGAAGCGGCTGGAGGCGCAGGTCGCGTTCGGGGTCCCACTGCACCCGGGCGGGAGCCCGCTTCAATTGGCGCTTCCACGTGGCCTCGTCGGCGTGAAGCCCCCGCACGTAGTGGGAGAGGCAGGCGTTCTCCAACGCCCATTCGAAGCCTTCGCGGGAGATCTCGACGGCGAGGACGGTCTCCTGGCCTTCCTTCGCCCCCCACCCGCAGCGGTACATCATCCACAGGAACGACGGCTTGATCCAGGTCATCCGGTCCCTCTTCCACGTCGGCGGAAACCGGCCCTCATGGGCTGCCCGGCGGCCGATCTCCGGCGTGTACGCCTGGTAGACGGTGACGGTGGAGTCGGTGTACGTGGCCCGGATGCGGTTCGTGGGTTCTGTCATGGGAACAGGGTGGTCACACCCAGGTGAGGGCGCCATCGAATTACCGTGCCCACCAGGGTCATCCGGGCCCCAGGTCACCGGGCGGGCGGGGAGGGGGCCGGTGAGCCCCGCCGCGTCGAAGAGGCGCCGCGCGCTCCCGCCGCCCCCGTACACGACCGCGACGCGTTCGGGTACGGGGGCGCGGAGTCCGGGTGCCGGTGTCCGGCGCGGTCTCAGGACCTCTGGTGGACGACCATCGCGGAGCCGCCGCCGCGCCGCTTCGGCTCGGCGACCGCCGTGACCTTTCCGTGGGACCCGAACTCCAGCGCGGCGACCGCGCCGATCTCGGGTGACGGGGTGAAGGCCGGCGGGGCCAGGACGAAGCGCTCGCCGAGGGCTTCGAGCGCGGGTCGCTCCGGCGAGTCGAGGAACGCGGGCTCGGCCTCCGTCGTCGCGCCGTTGCGCTGCGATATGCGCGGCGCGGCGACCGCGTCCGGCAGGGTCATGCCGAGGTCGAGGCGGTTGACGAGGGTCTGGAGAACGGTGGTGATGATGGTGGCGCCACCCGGCGAACCCACGGCGATCACGGGCTTGCCGCCGCGCATGACGATCGTCGGCGACATGCTGCTGCGCGGCCGCTTGCCGGGCCCCGGCAGGTTCGGGTCGGGCACGCCTTCCTGCAAGGGCGTGAAGTCGAAGTCCGTCAGCTCGTTGTTGAGCAGGAACCCGCGGCCGGGAACCGTGATCGCCGAGCCGCCGGTCTGCTCGATCGTCAGCGTGTAGGAGACGACGTTGCCCCAGCGGTCGGAGGCCACCAGGTGGGTGGTCGACCGGCCTTCGTAGGGTTCGAGGGCGCCGGTGCCCGAGTCGGAGCAGCCCGCGGGGTGGCGCGGGTCGCCCGGGGCGACGGGGCTGGTCAGCGACGTGGTGGGCCGGATCAGGCAGGCGCGGTCCTTCGCGAACTCCTTGCCCAGCAGTTCCTGGGTCGGTACGTCGGAGAACGCCGGGTCGCCCACCCAGCGGTTGCGGTCCGCGAACGCGATCCGGCTGGCCTCCAGGTAGTCGTGCAGGGCCTGCACCTTGTCGGCCGGGGACAGGTGGAGGTTCTCCAGGATGTTGAGGGCCTCCCCGACCGTGGTGCCGCCGGAGGAGGACGGTGCCATGGAGTACACGTCAAGGCCGTGGTACGTCGTACGGGTCGGGGCCCGCATGATCACCCGGTAGGCGGCGAGATCCGCGCGTTCCATGAGGCCGGGGCGCACCTTGCGCGTGGAGCCCGGGGCCACCGGCGGATTCTGGACGGTCCGCACCACGTCGCGGCCGACGTCGCCGAAGTACATCGCGTCCATGCCGGTGCGGGCCAGCTCCCGGTAGGTCCGGGCCAGTTCCGGGTTGCGGAAGAGGCTGCCGACCACCGGCAGCCGACCGTTCGGCAGGAACAGCCGGGTGGTCGAGGTGAAGGCGCGGAAGCGGTCCTCGTTCATCTCGGTCTGGGCGCGGAACTGCTCGTTGACGACGAATCCCTCGTCCGCGATCCGGATCGCCGGCCGCATGACCTCGGCCAGCGAAAGGGTGCCCCAGGCGTCCAGGGCCTTCCGCCAGGTCGCCGGGGTGCCCGGAACACCCACGGACAGGCCGGAGTTGACGGCGTCGTCGAATGGGATCGCCTTGCCGGTGGCCGGATCGGTGAACGAGTCGGACCGCATGCGGGCCGGTCCGGTCTCCCGGCCGTCGATGGTGTGGACGGTCCTGGTTCGGGCGTCGTAGTAGACGAAGTAGCCGCCGCCTCCGACCCCGCACGAGTAGGGCTCGACGACACCGAGCGCGGCCGCGGTGGCGACGGCGGCGTCGATGGCGTTGCCGCCGCGGCGCAGAACGTCGATACCGACCTGTGTGGCGTAGGGGTTGACGCTGGCGACGGCACCGCCGTCACCGACGGCGACCGCCTGCTTGGCGGGCGGCTGGAGCCCGGGAGCCGTCTCCTGCGGGGCGGCGGGGGTCGAGGCGGCGGCGGTGTGGGGGAGCAGGGGAAGAGTGAGCAACGCCGTCGAAGCGGCGGTCACCAGGGTACGGCGGGTGGTCACGAAACCTCCGATTTCACCCCTCGTGAGAGGGAGTCGCCGACTGGAGCGGGGGGTGCGCG
This Streptomyces misionensis DNA region includes the following protein-coding sequences:
- a CDS encoding YqjF family protein — translated: MASYGAEQRVRLPALRAEWLTQTFVHWSYPAEQVQRLLPAGLTADTCDGRAWVSLTPFVMAGVRVPGSPLAVPPFAETNLRTYVRGRDGRDGLWFLSLEVASPVMLAARVIGAPYRLGHLGLSRDGDALTYAGVRGRGGPSYRLTVRPGEPLRPTRRDVWLTSRWRAFTRGYGVLWETPVEHEPWPLRAAHVEGLDETLTRAAGLPPPAGEPLAHFSDGVHTVRFAPSRPVWRKGRR
- a CDS encoding SRPBCC family protein, giving the protein MRFADGPSVHCDVHVQADVRRVWELVTDIRLPARHSPELQRVAWLDGADRPVVGARFEGYNRHERLGEWRTVSHVVELAEPKVFAWAVTDADGRYGEPAPDPARPMATWRCELQAENGGTLLRQSVLIGPGRSGVTLALERWPDREEEILASRSKELLAGMEATLQGIKALAEQGG
- a CDS encoding TetR/AcrR family transcriptional regulator; translated protein: MPKIHAASVADHRAQQRAALLEAARELLAEGGACEVTFAAVARRTGLARNSVYKYFADRRQLLTEVVREAAPRWTERIHAALAAAGDSPRDRVAAYVTAQLEMVRDGEHRIARADADAQDAAALRAGADAAHRALLDPLVGALADLGDDAPLRTARLLQGFVNAATTALEAGDDYEAVADKAVRLAVAALGGLTAEPSPPART
- a CDS encoding ABC transporter permease, encoding MFLALLELKAARGRFLLMGSVVVLVAALVGIVSGFTTGLGDDTVSALRRLPATHIAFAAGSDSDQFARGLIDERTVDGWRREAGVSATPLGVAITRGTTDRHVEVDLAAFGVEPGAFTDPGADDGKPLAASAPQGIVVSRQLVGDGVRIGDTLAIDRLGIRLKVVGTTGRSSYGHVPAAYVTADTWRRIRFTTPGTDARPGDLPRQYSAMALKLPTGFDATTLADADHRHHTATVPLDDAFAAAPGYEGERLTMTSIQTFLFLIAPLVVGAFFAVWTVQRTPELALLRAMGASRRRLLGHTLAQAAVVVVAGTAAGAVLASAVGLFVGEQVPFSLPAATLATTMAAVTLVALAGSAFTLRRVTTVDPMIMLGAAR
- a CDS encoding ABC transporter ATP-binding protein: MTLRLDDITVTLGRGEARTTALRALTATFRPGVLTALVGPSGSGKSTLLAVAGALLRPDEGRVLLGDTDLAALTDRERARARRTRIGYMFQSGNLITGLTAEEQLLAAASLADRGPRAVRARARDLLADVGLEHRLRHRPDQLSGGERQRVALARALLTRPELLLVDEPTAAVDRTRADDLTALIARTTHEHGCVTVVATHDPVVVEAADGTIDMRDHTAAPTA
- a CDS encoding MerR family transcriptional regulator, producing the protein MTTLSPAAAADRTGVSIDTLRYYEREGLIGPIRRSPGGRREYTEDDIFWIGLVTCFREAGLGIADLREFVAILRAEHSARDRVAFLRERRAALEHWVAALHRAMEVLDDKISYYGAGS
- a CDS encoding aldo/keto reductase gives rise to the protein MNTTQASTRTSARPQVVLGTMDFGTRVDRERAFAVLDAFVDGGGVWLDTANCYSFWADPRGIGGASEEVIGAWLRARPGARDAVRIATKVRQNPLVPHSWPDSAEGLSARAVQAGAEESLLRLGTDHVDLLWAHAEDRAVPLEETVGAFGELAAKGVALRVGAANHPAWRVARARSLAREQGVEPWTALQLRHSLVQPRPLTPVAEAGHRMLSAEDLDLARAEGLGVWSYSSLMWGSYVRPDKPLPRTYDHPGTERVLAVLGDIAGELSVTRNQVVLAWLMRQGIDPIVGASRAEQIEEALAARRVRLDDEHLARFAGAR
- a CDS encoding class I SAM-dependent DNA methyltransferase; this translates as MTSSELWNRATADRYDAEETEMSSAAVLGPTLDFLAELAGDGRALEFAIGTGRVGVPLRERGVPVVGVELSEHMAAVLRRKVGEDVLPVVIGDMAKTVVPGEFSLVYLVYNTISNLLTQDEQVECFRNAARHLAPGGRFVIELGVPPLRFLPPGQVAVPFDVSERHLGFDTFDLVEQILVSHHFTRDGDDGRYRRDASRHRYAWPAELDLMARIAGLEPERRVADWDGAPFTQDSVKHISVWRKPA
- a CDS encoding SRPBCC family protein, whose product is MSQVEESIEVNVPVRAAYNQWTQFEEFPRFMGGVERVEQRTDTLTHWKTKIDGVEREFDAKITEQIPDERVAWTSIDGEAKQAGVVTFHRLDDNTTKVMLQLGYTPEGVTETVGDKLGFVKRQVSGDLKRFKEFIESRGTETGAWRGAV
- a CDS encoding class I SAM-dependent methyltransferase, yielding MANAEERVARVSEVRRRLAREGPPWARDHERDFETVSVPERHGDQLRDLLVCEGAGKVVEIGLAYAASALAIGEALLTVGAPSPRHVVIDPFQESEYANVGWKLLCSAGLDSIARLVPGPSSIALPRLLGEGFVADAAFVDGSHRFHEVFVDLYFLRKIVRPGGLVVIDDDWWPSVHTAVRYYERNTGWQALPDAFPGEPVGVRPQGRQRARCKAYRLPDPPFEPSFQDFRAF
- a CDS encoding DUF4291 domain-containing protein — its product is MTEPTNRIRATYTDSTVTVYQAYTPEIGRRAAHEGRFPPTWKRDRMTWIKPSFLWMMYRCGWGAKEGQETVLAVEISREGFEWALENACLSHYVRGLHADEATWKRQLKRAPARVQWDPERDLRLQPLPYRSLQLGLAGEAARLYADEWITSITDITPLAHRVHAHVKAGDLDAAQQLLPPERPYLVKEGFLAHLSQ
- the ggt gene encoding gamma-glutamyltransferase, which produces MTTRRTLVTAASTALLTLPLLPHTAAASTPAAPQETAPGLQPPAKQAVAVGDGGAVASVNPYATQVGIDVLRRGGNAIDAAVATAAALGVVEPYSCGVGGGGYFVYYDARTRTVHTIDGRETGPARMRSDSFTDPATGKAIPFDDAVNSGLSVGVPGTPATWRKALDAWGTLSLAEVMRPAIRIADEGFVVNEQFRAQTEMNEDRFRAFTSTTRLFLPNGRLPVVGSLFRNPELARTYRELARTGMDAMYFGDVGRDVVRTVQNPPVAPGSTRKVRPGLMERADLAAYRVIMRAPTRTTYHGLDVYSMAPSSSGGTTVGEALNILENLHLSPADKVQALHDYLEASRIAFADRNRWVGDPAFSDVPTQELLGKEFAKDRACLIRPTTSLTSPVAPGDPRHPAGCSDSGTGALEPYEGRSTTHLVASDRWGNVVSYTLTIEQTGGSAITVPGRGFLLNNELTDFDFTPLQEGVPDPNLPGPGKRPRSSMSPTIVMRGGKPVIAVGSPGGATIITTVLQTLVNRLDLGMTLPDAVAAPRISQRNGATTEAEPAFLDSPERPALEALGERFVLAPPAFTPSPEIGAVAALEFGSHGKVTAVAEPKRRGGGSAMVVHQRS